One Palaemon carinicauda isolate YSFRI2023 chromosome 5, ASM3689809v2, whole genome shotgun sequence DNA window includes the following coding sequences:
- the LOC137641189 gene encoding uncharacterized protein: MMIAILALGVRVESLATDRNQLMSDVNQLKSASVSAKTSKREAELQADEEACESVCYAAKRDADRQVKRDTDRQVKRDADRQVKCDAERQVKRDAERQVKRDADRQVKCDAERQVKPDAERQVKPDAERQVKPDAERQVKPDAERRVKPDAERRVKRDAERQSRDAARQVRRDVERQSRDAARQVDHDAKRQVDAECQAVERDAKHQDRAVKCQARLDTSTAAGVLSEEKVDDPLSSTDILEDFSEGEEPKTTQHSLDL; encoded by the exons ATGATGATCGCTATTCTAGCCCTTGGTGTCAGGGTTGAGTCGCTTGCTACGGACAGGaaccaacttatgtccgatgttaatcagcttaaaagtgccagtgttagtgccaaaa CTTCCAAGCGTGAAGCTGAGCTTCAAGCGGATGAAGAAGCTTGTGAAAGCGTTTGCTATGCAGCTAAACGTGACGCCGATCGGCAAGTTAAGCGTGACACCGATCGACAAGTTAAGCGTGACGCCGATCGTCAAGTTAAgtgtgacgccgaacgtcaagttaagcgcgacgccgaacgtcaagttaaGCGTGACGCCGATCGTCAAGTTAAgtgtgacgccgaacgtcaagttaagcccgacgccgaacgtcaagttaagcccgacgccgaacgtcaagttaagcccgacgccgaacgtcaagttaaGCCCGACGCCGAACGTCGAGTTAAGCCCGACGCCGAACGTCGAGTTAAGCGCGACGCCGAACGTCAATCACGTGACGCCGCacgtcaagttagacgtgacgtcgaacgtcaatcACGTGATGCCGCACGTCAAGTTGATCATGACGCCAAGCGTCAAGTTGATGCTGAATGTCAAGCGGTCGAACGTGATGCCAAGCATCAAGATCGCGCAGTCAAATGTCAGGCACGCTTAGACACCTCTACTGCAGCTGGAGTCTTGTCGGAGGAAaaggttgatgaccccctttcctCGACTGACATTTTGGAAGACTTTTCGGAGGGAGAAGAGCCTAAGACCACACAGCATTCTTTGGATCTTTAG